The Verrucomicrobiia bacterium genome segment ATGTTCAGGCTCTGGCAGCCGGTCATTGATATGTTTGTAGATGCATTCCAAACCACACGCTTCACGGCGGGCAGCAGCCACAACGGTTGCATGGACTGAAATGTTGTCCCCTTGAAGCGGCTTCGTCCAGGTGGGCCGTGAGCTAAAGGCGCACGTCGCATTATGGTTCAGCGTGATCTCGCTTAAGAGAAGCAGGTCCTCCAAAGTCCAACGCGCCACTTCCAGATTCCAGCGGGCCATCTTGTCTTTGCGCATCACCATGGCCGTGGAAGGGGCAGGGCGATGGATGACGATCAATTCTCGCGTCCTCTCGGCTGACAGATGACAAAATCCATCCGCATCTGGTGAGGTGGAAACCGGCGGCATGTAGGAAGTATCCTTGAACCGGTCGGCGGCCAGTAATTGGCCTTGCTCATCCACCTCGCGCCAATTCGCAAAATAGATGGGTACTTGGTACCGTTGAATGGCGGTCATCGCGCGCGCCAGATGATTTTCGTCCCAGTAATCATCGGAATCGAGTGTGGCCACGTAATCACCACGCGCACGGTCGAGACCGTGATTGCGGGCAGCAGACTGGCGTTGATTCTCCTGCCAGTAGTATTCGATATCTGTGCGTTTCTCGAGCAACTCGCGAGTCTTATCCTTGGAGCCGTCATCAATGACGATGATCTGCTTGTTCGGATAAGTCTGGCGCAGCGCGGAATCGATTGCGCGCATGACCGTGCGTTCCCGATTGTAAGTCGGGATGATCACCGAAACGAGCGGCAGATTGGAAAGGGAGACAGACATGTGACTAGCGTGTGCTGCCTTGCTTTTGCATGAGCTGTTTGAAAAGCGTCACATACCGCTCTCCTTGCAGGGCGAGCGGATATTCTTTTTCCGTTTTGCTCCGGCAAGCGGCCCGGAGATCTGTACCAGAACTCAAAGCGGTCAACGCGCGTTGCAGACATTCGGTGAAACCTTCCACTGAAACATTAGGATTCAACCATCCGGTAACACCATCGGTGACCATGTCAGGCATGCCGCCGATGTGGAAGCCAACGACAGGTGTGCCGCAAGCCATGGCTTCCAGCACAGTATTAGGCAGATTGTCCTCGGTGGCGGGATGCAGCATCAGGTCGGCTGCTGAATACAGAATGGATTGCAGCACTTCACTGCTGATGAAGCCCATGTGCTGAATCGTCACGCCCGGAAGGTCGAGCTTCGGCGGTTCATGGCCCATGGTCAGCAGCGTGATTTTTTTATCCGACATCTGCTTCAAGGCACCGAGCGCGAAGCGTGCGCCTTTGCGCTCTTCGCCCAAGTTGGTGGCTGGCAGCAGGAGAACGGGTCCTTGAGCTTTAATGCCGAGGGATTCACGCGCCGACGCACGATCTACCGGACGAAAGGTGTTCAGGTTCAGCCCGTAGGGAATGTGGATGACTTGATGATCACGCCACGCGCCGCGCAATGCCTCCTTTTGCATCCAGACGGAAGGCGTGATGCAAGTGAGGTGCGGGCGGTCTTTCAAGAACTGAAGCTTACGCTGAAATATGGGACCGATCTCTGCGGGAGGCACGTGCTTATGGACGCCAGGACATAATTTCTCCGTGGCGCACGCAGCATCACAACCAGCGGTGAACTTGTTGCAGTAAAATGCGTAAGTGCAAGCACCGGTAAAGCTCCACATGTCGTGCAGAGTCCATGCTTGCGGCAGGTGGGCAGGGATGGCTTCAAGGATGCCCATGTCCCAGCCAGTCGTGAACGTAGTGTGGATGTTCACCACATCCGGTTG includes the following:
- a CDS encoding glycosyltransferase; the protein is MRILILSDTESSHGGAISTTRLAHGLLAVGAEVHRTYAYAQNKRTPWVSHPLLSHLSASGEAITSLIKLLPERPQNQLLQNLSIRKLKKLIAKTQPDVVNIHTTFTTGWDMGILEAIPAHLPQAWTLHDMWSFTGACTYAFYCNKFTAGCDAACATEKLCPGVHKHVPPAEIGPIFQRKLQFLKDRPHLTCITPSVWMQKEALRGAWRDHQVIHIPYGLNLNTFRPVDRASARESLGIKAQGPVLLLPATNLGEERKGARFALGALKQMSDKKITLLTMGHEPPKLDLPGVTIQHMGFISSEVLQSILYSAADLMLHPATEDNLPNTVLEAMACGTPVVGFHIGGMPDMVTDGVTGWLNPNVSVEGFTECLQRALTALSSGTDLRAACRSKTEKEYPLALQGERYVTLFKQLMQKQGSTR
- a CDS encoding glycosyltransferase family 2 protein, whose protein sequence is MSVSLSNLPLVSVIIPTYNRERTVMRAIDSALRQTYPNKQIIVIDDGSKDKTRELLEKRTDIEYYWQENQRQSAARNHGLDRARGDYVATLDSDDYWDENHLARAMTAIQRYQVPIYFANWREVDEQGQLLAADRFKDTSYMPPVSTSPDADGFCHLSAERTRELIVIHRPAPSTAMVMRKDKMARWNLEVARWTLEDLLLLSEITLNHNATCAFSSRPTWTKPLQGDNISVHATVVAAARREACGLECIYKHINDRLPEPEHARYRKMVAEHFFDYAYYTAQESALSAVPLFLKSWRYQPSSRPLVAMFKSLVKAVTPGSKPAEAKKVRPH